In Spirosoma sp. KUDC1026, the sequence AAGGTTTCGTTCGGCGTTTCGCGGGGTTGGTTTATCCGCTGAATCTTGTAGTTCCGATCCGCAACGTCAGTCGAAGGTGTATGGTCAACCGTGATCCCGCCTACTGGCTGTTGATTCGGCACTTGCTTTTTGTAATCAGCCAGCCGAGTATCGGTCGCTTTTGGTTGCTGAACCGCTACTTCGGTTTTACGTTCCCAGCGCTGAGCTGTAGCGGCTTTGTTGCCGTGCTTGTAATTATGCGTTGAGTACGTTGGATCGTTGCGCAGCTTCTTCTCGTCTTGTGCCAGAGCTTGTTCTGCTATTGCCAGCAGACTAAGCCCCGCAAAAAATTTTATTGCAGTTTTCATAGCCATTTCTGTGGTTTTGTTGTGTGGCAAATATCGAATTACCTTTATTAAAAAACCATTAAAATAGCGATTAAGTTTTGTACTATCGAGACATTTTCTTTATCATTCTGACTATCGATTCTTCTTGCGTATATTCGTTTACTTTCTTCAACGAAACCCACTGAATATCCTGCGTTTCTTCGTTTTGAACAAACGCTTTTTTTGGGTCTGCTTCGACCATAAATCGAATGTCGTAGTGTCGGTGTTCAGGTACCTCTTTCCGCGCCGGGATGGTGTGTACGTCGACGTCAAAAATGGGAGCTTGTTCACCGGTTGAACGTACCAGTTTCAGGTCAGTCAGACCAGTTTCTTCTTCTGCTTCTTTCAGGGCTACCCGCGCTACGTCCGGATCGCCATCAGCATGGCCACCGGGCTGAAACCAGCGGTCCAGTTTACGGTGGTGAATTAAAACGATCTGCTGCCGGTCGGGGCTCACCACCC encodes:
- a CDS encoding NUDIX hydrolase gives rise to the protein MHRQALLTLLRQHQPIDTNEQEMTETTIAFVEQHPDCFDRILLTGHVTGSAWVVSPDRQQIVLIHHRKLDRWFQPGGHADGDPDVARVALKEAEEETGLTDLKLVRSTGEQAPIFDVDVHTIPARKEVPEHRHYDIRFMVEADPKKAFVQNEETQDIQWVSLKKVNEYTQEESIVRMIKKMSR